The Thermoanaerobaculia bacterium genome includes a window with the following:
- a CDS encoding lysine biosynthesis protein LysW has protein sequence MKPPAFVWTCPACGALVRTELPPADEAVLRCSSCGKVFGEGREPAANEPRAERRAD, from the coding sequence ATGAAACCGCCGGCGTTCGTCTGGACCTGTCCCGCGTGCGGCGCGCTCGTCCGCACCGAGCTTCCCCCTGCCGACGAGGCCGTCCTGCGATGCTCCTCCTGCGGAAAGGTTTTCGGCGAGGGACGGGAGCCGGCGGCCAATGAGCCCCGCGCGGAGCGACGCGCCGACTGA